A window of the Pseudomonas gozinkensis genome harbors these coding sequences:
- a CDS encoding PAAR domain-containing protein encodes MKDAIRLGDSTTHGGKVLEAFSRTDLNGKPIAGVGHKVSCPLCKGVFPIAEGSSTYTVDGVPIVLDGMKTACGAALIASGPKGAVIS; translated from the coding sequence ATGAAAGACGCAATCCGCCTCGGCGACTCCACCACTCACGGTGGCAAGGTCCTCGAAGCATTCTCCCGGACCGACCTCAACGGCAAACCGATTGCCGGAGTCGGTCACAAGGTCAGTTGCCCATTGTGCAAGGGGGTTTTCCCGATTGCCGAGGGCAGTAGCACCTACACTGTCGATGGCGTGCCTATCGTGCTGGACGGTATGAAAACCGCCTGCGGGGCGGCGCTGATTGCCAGTGGCCCGAAAGGCGCCGTAATCAGCTGA
- a CDS encoding RHS repeat-associated core domain-containing protein: MTTETAVVKREPQVAIVPLNAIDIQDVASSAATFDAWLQSASGGVVTLDRIKNVAGALPVVGNIMALVDALGDIVTLSNAQKRDLLAWASLGINLIGVLPLPPAMAAARMTLRPTLFLVRQEMKATSKMLLSSSVIEVLIGHLNESIIGTLDDFVEQAKGKLPGILADAGKLGEDVINEIAKGLETVANGKLDAKGDLNAAGAQASAAVDQFKNDPLASFGNIFGAACSAYKAAGKGLANSAADHLLPDEVKKRVATETAKLRAMGPELRTQLSKLDDESVQNSIGWLLLILSSAVTLWRKRNAHGQNAAVHPEKTGQAKRTASEGQLAAHGQQAPAKGAPNPKKGPCECATDFSINFALGSESLSHTDFSLPGPFPIEWTRTYNSRLDAYDQSELGARWISEFTTRFDCVDDGLTFYGADGRDHSYPLPKVGLFHYDAIENITLIRASEDQLLLCHGFERKETYVRRGQRYVLTNISLRNGAGIMLHYEHRHGEQSVLSDLITYQENDFTKVHLHLGTMIDDHGRLTGLWQIVDGEPQRQLCAYQYDAYGDLIQAQDENGAVWSYQFQHHLITRYTDRTGRGMNLQWDGPGSKAKAIREWADDGSFDTRLEWDENIRLTYVTDALGNETWHYYDILGYTYRIRYADERSEWFFRDEAKNIVRRVNADGSTDRYSYDERSNLLEHIRADHTVMHYAYDDQDMLIKISDAEGGQWQRAYDDQGNLVEALDPLGNKTEYAYNKSGQPTAIKDANGNEKTLDYNDAGQMVEYVDCSGKTSAWEYNELGQMICFTDAAGNATEYEYKAGQLVLIKHPDKTEERFERDAEGRLLTHVDGLDRCTTWSYSAAGLIAERVDAAEQTLRYRWDRLGRLTALENENEQRAHFHYDPVGRLLEESGFDGRSTRYQYDSLTGRLAQSINGKRVISVSFDPMGRLTERRATLGEQSQSETFAYDGNGNMVLADNADSRLQWFHDPAGNLLREHQHYLGLEKPTVAIWQHEYDVLNQRVATVRPDGHRVSWLTYGSGHLLGMRLDEHELIGYERDDLHREVARHQGNHLLQTQSWDPAGRLQEQLLGRSDDKSTLLKREYKYDAAGQLTDINDSRRGPLAYRYDPVGRLLSAVTRQGVETFAFDPAGNLLDDKTDEIRRPLDLTPPRSKLVDNLLREYAGTHYDYDERGNQIQRWHNGQRSDMRWDLFDRLVHFEDPHLSVDFAYDALGRRLHKNSRAHYKQRPEAGSLWNRNEHARKQRELGCGFTLYGWDGDNLAWESSLAQGDGEPGRTVHYVFEPGTFVPVAQAVRHAPINLMGLPDYSGEYSLDEDPVWNHKARALPFDALAWYQCDHLGTPQELTDSQGNMAWTAQYKAWGQVTEQRSEWARQHGVTNPIRFQGQYHDHETGLHYNRYRYYDPEVGRFISKDPISYAGGLNLYAYAPNPTGWIDPFGLTPSCSRRTQLPGDQTFPSKRAARRAAMRSKNIPTSQSYNSRTIKDPEDTRKGIHPSERYKVETLTSGGQKAGGETPIGSVKIHDAGHEFKDNDTYELPHYHGVNGEHYSYENQRSKGCPQ; encoded by the coding sequence CTCAGGTTGCGATCGTTCCTTTAAATGCCATCGACATTCAGGATGTCGCCAGCAGCGCGGCGACCTTCGATGCCTGGCTGCAATCGGCCAGTGGCGGCGTGGTCACCCTCGACCGGATCAAGAACGTCGCCGGCGCCTTACCCGTGGTAGGCAACATCATGGCGCTGGTCGATGCGCTGGGTGACATCGTCACCCTGTCGAACGCGCAGAAACGCGACCTACTCGCGTGGGCCAGTCTCGGTATCAATCTGATCGGTGTTTTGCCGCTGCCACCGGCAATGGCGGCAGCACGCATGACCTTGCGCCCAACCCTGTTTCTGGTGCGTCAGGAGATGAAGGCCACCAGCAAGATGCTGCTCAGTTCATCGGTCATCGAAGTCCTGATCGGACACTTGAACGAGTCCATCATCGGTACGCTCGACGATTTCGTTGAACAGGCCAAAGGCAAGCTGCCGGGCATTCTGGCGGACGCTGGCAAGCTGGGCGAGGACGTCATCAACGAGATTGCCAAAGGCCTCGAGACGGTGGCCAATGGCAAGCTTGATGCCAAGGGCGACCTGAACGCGGCTGGCGCACAAGCGAGTGCGGCGGTCGATCAATTCAAGAATGATCCCCTTGCATCGTTCGGCAACATCTTCGGCGCCGCGTGCAGCGCTTATAAGGCCGCAGGCAAAGGCTTGGCCAACAGTGCGGCCGATCACCTGCTGCCCGATGAGGTGAAGAAGCGGGTTGCTACGGAAACCGCGAAACTGCGGGCGATGGGTCCGGAGCTGCGCACCCAGTTGAGCAAGCTGGATGATGAGTCCGTTCAGAACTCCATCGGTTGGTTGCTGCTGATTCTTTCCAGCGCCGTGACGTTGTGGCGCAAGCGCAATGCCCATGGCCAGAACGCCGCCGTCCATCCGGAGAAGACCGGACAGGCGAAGCGTACGGCATCTGAGGGGCAGTTGGCCGCCCACGGCCAACAGGCACCGGCGAAAGGCGCACCCAATCCAAAGAAAGGCCCCTGCGAATGCGCCACGGACTTCAGCATCAATTTCGCTTTGGGTTCGGAAAGCCTAAGCCATACCGATTTCAGCCTGCCCGGCCCATTCCCGATCGAATGGACACGCACTTACAACTCACGCCTCGACGCCTACGATCAGAGCGAGCTCGGCGCCCGCTGGATCAGCGAGTTCACCACACGTTTCGACTGCGTGGACGATGGCCTGACCTTCTACGGTGCCGACGGCCGTGACCACAGCTATCCGCTGCCCAAAGTCGGTCTGTTTCATTACGACGCCATCGAAAACATCACCCTCATTCGTGCCAGCGAAGATCAGCTATTGCTGTGCCACGGTTTCGAACGCAAGGAAACCTACGTCCGTCGTGGCCAGCGTTATGTGCTGACCAACATTTCGCTGCGCAATGGCGCCGGGATCATGCTGCATTACGAGCATCGGCACGGCGAACAATCGGTGCTCTCGGACCTGATCACCTATCAGGAAAACGACTTCACCAAAGTCCACCTGCACCTCGGTACGATGATCGACGATCACGGCCGACTGACGGGTCTCTGGCAAATCGTTGACGGCGAACCGCAGCGACAGCTCTGCGCCTACCAGTACGACGCCTATGGCGACCTGATTCAAGCACAGGACGAGAACGGTGCAGTCTGGTCGTATCAGTTCCAGCATCACCTGATCACCCGCTACACCGACCGCACCGGACGCGGCATGAACCTGCAGTGGGACGGCCCGGGCTCCAAGGCCAAAGCCATCCGCGAATGGGCGGACGACGGCAGCTTCGACACGCGCCTGGAGTGGGACGAAAACATCCGTCTGACCTACGTCACCGACGCCCTCGGCAACGAGACCTGGCACTACTACGACATCCTTGGCTACACCTACCGCATTCGCTACGCGGACGAGCGTTCGGAATGGTTCTTCCGCGATGAGGCCAAGAACATCGTGCGCCGTGTCAATGCCGACGGCAGCACCGATCGCTACAGCTACGATGAACGCAGTAACCTGCTCGAACACATCCGTGCCGATCACACGGTGATGCATTACGCCTACGACGATCAAGACATGCTGATCAAAATCAGCGATGCCGAGGGTGGTCAGTGGCAACGCGCCTATGACGACCAAGGCAACCTGGTCGAAGCGCTCGATCCGCTGGGCAACAAAACCGAATACGCCTACAACAAATCCGGTCAGCCCACCGCGATCAAGGACGCCAACGGCAACGAAAAGACGTTGGACTACAACGACGCCGGGCAAATGGTCGAGTACGTCGACTGCTCAGGCAAGACCAGCGCCTGGGAATACAACGAACTGGGGCAGATGATCTGCTTCACCGACGCCGCCGGTAACGCCACCGAATACGAATACAAGGCTGGCCAACTGGTGCTGATCAAGCACCCGGACAAGACTGAAGAGCGCTTCGAACGCGACGCCGAAGGCCGGCTGTTGACGCATGTCGACGGTCTCGATCGCTGCACTACCTGGAGCTACAGCGCGGCCGGTTTGATCGCCGAACGTGTCGATGCCGCCGAGCAAACCCTGCGCTATCGCTGGGACCGTCTCGGACGGCTAACGGCTCTGGAAAACGAAAACGAACAACGCGCACACTTCCACTATGACCCGGTCGGTCGACTGCTGGAAGAGAGCGGATTTGACGGGCGCAGCACACGCTATCAGTACGACTCGCTAACCGGTCGCCTTGCCCAATCGATCAATGGCAAACGCGTCATCTCGGTGAGCTTCGACCCGATGGGACGTTTGACTGAACGTCGCGCCACCTTGGGCGAGCAGTCGCAAAGCGAAACCTTTGCCTACGATGGCAACGGCAACATGGTGCTGGCCGACAACGCCGACAGCCGCCTGCAATGGTTCCACGACCCGGCCGGCAATCTGCTGCGCGAACACCAACATTACCTCGGACTGGAAAAGCCCACCGTCGCGATCTGGCAGCACGAGTACGACGTGCTTAACCAGCGTGTTGCCACCGTTCGCCCGGACGGCCACCGCGTCAGTTGGCTCACTTACGGCAGCGGCCACCTGCTGGGCATGCGCCTGGACGAGCATGAGCTGATCGGTTACGAACGCGACGACCTGCACCGCGAAGTTGCCCGCCACCAAGGCAATCACCTGCTGCAAACTCAAAGCTGGGACCCGGCCGGTCGCTTGCAGGAGCAACTGCTGGGGCGCAGCGATGACAAAAGCACGCTGCTCAAGCGCGAATACAAATACGACGCTGCCGGCCAACTGACTGACATTAACGACAGTCGCCGCGGCCCGCTCGCCTATCGTTACGATCCCGTCGGCCGACTGCTCAGCGCCGTGACGCGTCAAGGCGTTGAAACGTTCGCCTTCGATCCGGCCGGTAACCTGCTGGATGACAAGACTGACGAAATCCGTCGTCCACTGGATCTGACGCCGCCGCGCAGCAAACTGGTCGACAACCTGCTGCGCGAATACGCCGGCACCCACTACGACTACGACGAACGCGGTAATCAGATCCAGCGCTGGCACAACGGTCAGCGTAGCGATATGCGTTGGGACCTGTTTGATCGACTGGTGCATTTCGAAGATCCACATCTGAGCGTGGATTTCGCTTACGACGCACTGGGACGCCGCCTGCACAAAAACTCCCGAGCGCACTATAAACAGCGGCCTGAAGCCGGTTCCCTCTGGAACAGAAACGAGCACGCCCGCAAACAACGCGAACTTGGCTGCGGTTTTACGCTTTACGGATGGGACGGCGACAACCTCGCGTGGGAAAGCAGTCTGGCGCAGGGCGATGGCGAGCCGGGACGCACGGTGCATTACGTCTTTGAACCGGGCACTTTTGTCCCTGTTGCACAGGCTGTACGGCATGCGCCGATCAATCTGATGGGGCTGCCGGATTACAGTGGTGAATACAGCCTCGATGAAGACCCGGTGTGGAATCACAAGGCAAGGGCATTACCGTTTGATGCGTTGGCCTGGTACCAGTGCGATCACTTGGGCACGCCGCAGGAACTGACGGATTCACAAGGCAACATGGCTTGGACCGCGCAGTACAAGGCGTGGGGGCAGGTGACGGAACAGCGTTCAGAATGGGCGCGGCAGCATGGCGTGACGAACCCGATACGGTTTCAGGGGCAGTATCACGATCATGAGACGGGGCTGCACTACAACCGGTATCGGTACTATGATCCGGAGGTTGGGCGGTTTATTAGTAAGGACCCGATTAGCTACGCGGGGGGACTCAATCTTTATGCTTATGCTCCTAACCCGACAGGCTGGATCGATCCGTTCGGGTTAACTCCATCGTGCTCTCGACGTACTCAGTTACCAGGAGACCAAACATTTCCTTCAAAGAGAGCGGCACGAAGGGCTGCGATGCGTTCGAAAAATATTCCTACGTCTCAAAGTTATAACTCTAGAACTATCAAGGATCCAGAGGACACACGTAAAGGCATTCACCCTAGTGAGAGATATAAAGTTGAAACCCTCACCAGTGGCGGTCAGAAAGCGGGGGGTGAAACACCAATAGGTTCCGTAAAAATACACGACGCCGGGCACGAGTTTAAGGATAATGACACCTATGAACTCCCCCACTACCACGGTGTCAACGGAGAGCATTATTCATATGAGAATCAAAGGTCTAAAGGATGCCCACAATGA
- a CDS encoding MFS transporter — protein sequence MTDPASAEYSSLERATRTDKLPYAALLAFAMTGFIAILTETLPAGLLPQIGAGLNVSEVLAGQLVTLYALGSIVAAIPLTVATRGWGRKRVLLMTVGGFLLFNTITTFSSHYGLTLASRFLAGMAAGLSWGIMAGYARGIVPVHQQGRALAIAMLGTPVALSLGTPAGTWLGNVIGWRASFGIMSALALVLAAWIVIAVPDRPGQARAERLPLMQSLRLPGVRPVLFVVLTWMLGHNILYTYIAPFLTQAGLGERVDLVLLVFGLCSLLGIWIIGLLVDRWLRGLALISLAVFAVTALVLALVAPSPWLIYACMAVWGLSFGGSATLLLTAAADSAGEHVDVVQAMLTTSWNVAIAGGGLFGGLLLDRAGAMSFPWALLILSLIALATVWLNSTHSFKPGRRQH from the coding sequence ATGACCGACCCCGCAAGCGCCGAATACTCGAGCCTGGAACGTGCCACCCGCACGGACAAACTGCCTTACGCCGCATTGCTGGCGTTTGCCATGACCGGCTTCATCGCCATCCTCACCGAAACCCTGCCAGCGGGCCTGTTGCCGCAGATTGGCGCCGGCCTCAACGTCAGCGAAGTGCTGGCCGGGCAACTGGTGACGCTGTATGCGCTGGGCTCGATTGTCGCGGCGATTCCGCTGACGGTCGCCACCCGTGGCTGGGGGCGCAAGCGGGTGCTGCTGATGACGGTCGGCGGGTTTCTGCTGTTCAACACCATCACCACGTTTTCCAGCCATTACGGACTGACCCTGGCGTCGCGATTTCTGGCCGGGATGGCGGCGGGGCTGTCGTGGGGGATCATGGCTGGCTACGCGCGGGGGATCGTGCCGGTGCACCAGCAGGGTCGGGCGCTGGCGATTGCCATGCTTGGCACGCCGGTGGCGTTGTCGCTGGGTACGCCGGCGGGCACCTGGCTGGGCAATGTGATCGGCTGGCGCGCCTCGTTCGGGATCATGTCGGCACTGGCGCTGGTGCTGGCGGCGTGGATCGTTATCGCGGTGCCGGATCGTCCGGGTCAGGCCCGCGCCGAGCGATTGCCGCTGATGCAATCGCTGCGTCTGCCTGGCGTGCGTCCGGTGCTGTTCGTGGTACTGACCTGGATGCTTGGACACAACATTCTCTACACCTACATCGCGCCGTTTCTGACGCAGGCCGGTCTTGGCGAGCGGGTCGATCTGGTGCTGCTGGTCTTCGGTCTGTGTTCGCTGCTGGGGATCTGGATCATTGGTCTGCTGGTGGATCGCTGGTTGCGTGGGCTTGCCTTGATCAGCCTTGCGGTGTTTGCCGTGACTGCGCTGGTGCTGGCACTGGTCGCGCCGTCGCCCTGGCTGATTTATGCCTGCATGGCGGTGTGGGGCCTGTCGTTCGGCGGCTCGGCGACGTTGCTGCTCACCGCCGCAGCGGACTCCGCCGGAGAACATGTGGATGTGGTGCAGGCGATGCTCACCACTTCCTGGAACGTGGCGATTGCCGGCGGCGGATTGTTCGGCGGATTGCTGCTGGATCGGGCAGGGGCGATGTCGTTTCCGTGGGCGTTGCTGATCCTGTCGCTGATCGCACTGGCCACGGTCTGGCTTAACAGCACCCACAGTTTCAAACCGGGCCGACGGCAGCACTGA
- a CDS encoding aldose epimerase family protein has product MLQSRHSLCGLGLSLMIATLSAQAAGLSSEHKAFGKTNDGTPVEQYILRNSHGMQATVITYGATLQALQVPDKHGKLDDIVLGFDDVQGYQKGTAYFGATIGRFGNRLADGTFELDGKRYQVPQNDKTNALHGGTQGFDKKVWKATETKDKDSVGVTLTYLSADGEMGFPGNLTTEVTYRLTDSNELRIDYKASTDKPTVLNLTNHSYFNLAGAGNGDILKQVATLHASHYTPVTAKLIPTGELAPVAGTPMDFTKPTAIGQHIKADHPQLKFAEEKQGGFDFNWALDTKGDVSKLAAEVSDPQSGRHLQLFTNEPGVQFYTSNFLDGTVKGKGGKVYPHWGAFTLETQHYPDSPNQPNFPSTRLDPGQTYSQSVVLKFSAK; this is encoded by the coding sequence ATGCTTCAATCCCGACACTCACTCTGCGGCCTCGGACTGTCCCTGATGATCGCCACCCTCTCCGCCCAGGCCGCCGGCCTGTCCAGCGAACACAAAGCGTTCGGCAAAACCAATGACGGCACACCCGTCGAGCAATACATCCTGCGCAACAGCCACGGCATGCAGGCCACGGTCATCACCTACGGCGCTACCTTGCAGGCGCTGCAGGTGCCGGACAAACACGGCAAGCTCGACGACATCGTCCTCGGCTTCGACGATGTGCAGGGTTATCAAAAAGGCACCGCGTACTTCGGCGCGACCATCGGCCGCTTCGGCAATCGCCTGGCCGATGGCACCTTCGAACTCGACGGCAAACGCTATCAAGTGCCGCAGAACGACAAGACCAATGCCTTGCACGGCGGCACTCAGGGCTTCGACAAAAAGGTCTGGAAAGCGACGGAAACCAAAGACAAGGATTCGGTCGGCGTGACCCTGACCTACCTGTCGGCGGATGGCGAAATGGGTTTCCCCGGCAACCTCACCACCGAAGTGACCTACCGCCTCACCGACAGCAACGAGCTGCGCATCGACTACAAGGCCAGCACCGACAAACCGACGGTGCTCAACCTGACCAACCACAGCTACTTCAACCTCGCCGGCGCCGGCAATGGCGACATCCTCAAGCAAGTCGCCACCCTGCATGCCAGCCATTACACCCCGGTCACCGCCAAACTGATCCCGACCGGCGAACTGGCGCCCGTGGCCGGTACGCCGATGGACTTCACCAAACCGACCGCCATCGGTCAGCACATCAAGGCCGATCATCCGCAATTGAAATTCGCTGAAGAAAAACAAGGTGGCTTCGATTTCAACTGGGCGCTGGACACCAAGGGGGACGTCAGCAAACTCGCCGCCGAAGTCAGCGACCCACAATCCGGTCGCCACTTACAACTGTTCACCAACGAACCGGGCGTGCAGTTCTACACCAGCAACTTCCTCGACGGCACGGTCAAGGGCAAGGGTGGCAAGGTCTATCCGCACTGGGGCGCGTTTACCCTGGAGACCCAGCACTATCCGGACTCGCCGAACCAGCCGAACTTTCCGAGCACCCGGCTGGATCCGGGACAGACCTACAGCCAGAGCGTGGTGTTGAAGTTTTCTGCGAAGTAA